The Gasterosteus aculeatus chromosome 17, fGasAcu3.hap1.1, whole genome shotgun sequence genome includes a window with the following:
- the ubap2a gene encoding ubiquitin-associated protein 2a isoform X3, translated as MMSSLGGDKARGPREKALPAATQTSQHQKQIQATAEQIRLAQVIYDKNDADFEDKVNQLMEVTGKNQDECMVALHDSNEDVSRAINFLLESTSDMTSWETVGKKKPLVKEGPSDSKENKENREKKGEREASKGRAAANRKGRGASRSRPARPEENGVEVTPVDRGSDRGRRARGGSRGSGGRGRGRGPPGSRFSAQGMGLFNPADYTSEAGSGSTQTEVWDTSANHITEGTVPWRGPLEDWVSEDWSEDVGLSETKVFTSSCAPDAENHITPGQSLDLVSLLQKPVVGGREPPSSSSTQSLIFTNSHHHQPPQQQLPPSRSATSSTSYAHAALSSVLGAGFGDLAQAKRPQPSAGAQILEQLKGPGLGPLPSSQAAPPASTQGSNTSICRLPGLGAPAPPPSSSSWDIKASESNTTTLSSQFSRKCSSEFGLQPEPSLVLSQLVQRHTGPSLPLARQPSPPSQEQAAAASALPAAHHVSSPAQGGPGMASAGAKPPAPGAGLDPQGGSTQQQQQRAQLKGLKRRIPPSSKIPSTAVEMPGSADVPGLNLQFGALDFGSESALPEFGVVDNCAMAASRESTAAPAPGPGTQSQTSLYSKPLSESLGSPLSVALPLPLSSPEPVYHSSVPMASLAPSSLGTASTSNPPSCSSTASTTSPSVPSSSSHYNTVGGSYDGTMPPHTRLAFSQSKEAAGPVMNGLNGVRTSAALDTSSASSTPKPDSPSLNISSNGASAPSSHLQSLPAHSSGTLSSLAQDLPSASQLNSLNSHVSNHSSLSALGSNSLAYTSVDSSSSHASSTGPYMSSQHAALHLTHNSSHSSSGISHLANMPNMGNSLSGTGGGIVGASVLHSAAIAASSALGHGSNGAAATSNLSAPRTTTLLSSATGKAPPNLSQGVPPLLPNQYIMGPGGLLPAYPQIYGYEDLHMLQSRLPMPSLQDYYGITFPGPTATLSGRDGSLANNPYTGEVTKFGRNDSTSPAPPTSLAAVQAAQGQSQGQNQAQPQPPQAQPQPQGQPQHHSNQQAFLPPGYSYTGLPYYPGVPGAVPSAAAFQYGHTMFVPPGGPGPASAKQHSMGLGLGNPSASPFQQQTQQQPSGYGQHAFSSGYEELTAGPAGVDYSKGYNSSSQAQAKSSVSGPGKGKEKKTTAAFANMLGFFWQVVCNFKCVNVFLPGVSVTSSNSGVPDISGSVYNKTQSFDKGFHAGTPPPFSLPSALGGPGPLNPGAAPGGYAPPPFLHILPHQQPHSQLLHHHLAQDGQGGPSQRGQSSSLQQKSQVNKSSYGSSPYWAN; from the exons GAGCACCTCGGACATG ACCTCATGGGAGACGGTAGGGAAGAAGAAGCCCCTGGTGAAGGAGGGTCCATCAGACAGCAAGGAGAACAAGGAAAacagggagaagaaaggagagagggaggccagcAAGGGCCGCGCAGCGGCCAACCGCAAGGGCAGGGGCGCCAGTCGCAGTAGGCCGG CGCGCCCAGAGGAGAACGGAGTGGAGGTGACGCCAGTAGACCGAGGCTCAGATCGAGGTCGCAGGGCCAGAGGTGGGAGCCGAG GTTCTGGAGGTCgaggcagaggcagaggaccaCCAGGGAGCCGGTTCTCAGCCCAGGGCATGGG CCTCTTCAATCCAGCGGACTATACCTCAGAGGCCGGGTCAGGGAGCACACAGACAGAGGTGTGGGACACGTCGGCCAACCATATCACAGAAGGGACAG TTCCCTGGAGGGGCCCCTTGGAAGACTGGGTGTCTGAGGACTGGAGTGAGGACGTTGGT CTCTCGGAGACCAAAGTGTTCACCTCCTCGTGTGCACCTGACGCTGAGAACCACATCACACCTGGGCAGAG TCTGGACCTcgtctctctgctgcagaaGCCTGTAGTTGGAGGGAGAGagccaccttcctcctcctccactcagaGTCTGATCTTCACTaactcccaccaccaccagccacCGCAACAGCAGCTGCCCCCCAGTCGCAGCGCCACCAGTAGCACTAGCTATGCTCATGCtgctctg TCGTCAGTTCTGGGAGCTGGTTTTGGGGACTTGGCGCAGGCTAAAAGGCCTCAGCCCAGCGCTGGAGCTCAGATACTGGAACAGCTGAAGGGCCCCGGCCTGGGTCCGCTGCCTTCATCCCAGGCCGCGCCTCCCGCCAGCACCCAAGGCAGCAACACTTCCATTTGCCGACTGCCAGGCCTGGGAGCCCCTGCACCCCCGCCCTCCTCATCTAGCTGGGACATAAAGGCTTCGGAATCCAACACCACCACGCTGTCCTCGCAGTTCAGCCGTAAGTGTTCAAGTGag TTTGGCCTGCAGCCGGAGCCTTCTCTGGTGCTGAGCCAGCTGGTTCAGAGGCACACCGGCCCGTCCCTGCCACTGGCACGTCAGCCCAGTCCTCCATCGCAGGAGCAAGCGGCCGCTGCTTCAGCCCTGCCCGCCGCCCACCACGTCAGCTCGCCGGCACAGGGCGGTCCGGGGATGGCTTCTGCCGGTGCTAAACCTCCTGCCCCCGGCGCAGGGCTGGACCCTCAGGGTGGCAgtacacaacagcagcagcaacgggCACAGCTCAAAGGCCTGAAACGAAGGATACCTCCCTCATCGAAG ATCCCCTCCACGGCGGTAGAGATGCCGGGCTCAGCTGACGTCCCTGGGTTGAACCTCCAGTTTGGAGCTCTGGACTTCGGCTCGGAGTCAGCGTTGCCGGAGTTTGGGGTTGTTGACAATTGTGCAATGGCAGCATCCAGGGAGTCCACAGCGGCCCCCGCACCGGGACCAGGGACACAGAGCCAAACCAGCCTGTATTCCAAACCCCTCAG TGAGTCTTTGGGCAGCCCTCTCTCCGTGGCCCTCCCACTGCCTCTCTCCTCACCGGAGCCGGTGTATCACTCCTCGGTGCCGATGGCCAGCCTCGCTCCGTCCTCATTAGGGACCGCCAGCACCTCCAACCCACCCTCATGTTCTTCAACAGCTtccaccacctccccctctgtaccctcctcctcctctcactacAACACAGTGGGGGGAAGTTACGATGGGACCATGCCCCCTCACACACGACTGGCCTTTTCCCAGAGTAAAGAGGCCGCAGGACCAGTCATG AATGGTCTGAATGGTGTAAGGACCTCTGCTGCTCTAGACA CCTCATCAGCGTCCTCTACCCCGAAGCCGGATTCGCCGTCTTTGAACATCAGCAGCAATGGCGCCTCGGCACCCTCTTCCCACTTACAATCCCTGCCTGCACACAGCTCCGGCACGCTCTCCAGCCTGGCCCAGGACCTGCCCTCAGCCAGCCAACTCAACTCTCTCAACAG tcaTGTCAGCAATCATTCCTCGTTGTCAGCTCTGGGCTCCAACTCTCTCGCT TACACCAGTgtggacagcagcagctcccacGCCTCTTCCACGGGTCCCTACATGTCATCGCAGCACGCGGCACTCCACTTGACCCACAACAGCAGCCACAGTAGCAGCGGCATCAGCCACCTGGCCAACATGCCCAACATGGGCAACAGCTTGAGCGGCACAGGCGGAGGCATCGTCGGCGCCAGTGTGCTTCACTCTGCTGCCATTGCCGCCAGCTCGGCGCTGGGACATGGCTCCAATGGAGCTGCCGCCACGTCCAACCTCTCTGCACCGAGGACCACCACCCTGCTCTCCTCTGCCACTG GTAAAGCTCCTCCTAATTTATCCCAGGGAGtgcctcctctgctgcccaaCCAGTATATCATGGGCCCGGGGGGGCTGCTGCCAGCATACCCA CAGATCTACGGTTACGAAGACCTCCACATGCTACAGTCCAGACTGCCAATG CCCTCTTTGCAGGATTACTACGGAATCACATTCCCTGGCCCCACAGCGACACTCTCTGGCAGAGACGGGAGCCTAGCCAACAACCCCTACACCG GTGAAGTCACAAAGTTTGGCAGAAATGACTCCACCTCGCCGGCGCCCCCAACGAGCCTGGCGGCTGTGCAGGCTGCCCAGGGCCAGAGCCAGGGCCAGAACCAGGCCCAGCCGCAGCCTCCCCAGGCCCAGCCACAGCCCCAGGGCCAGCCGCAACACCACAGCAATCAGCAGGCCTTTCTGCCTCCAGGATACAGCTACACGGGCCTGCCTTACTACCCTGGGGTGCCTGGTGCCGTACCCAGTGCTGCTGCCTTCCAGTACGGCCACACCATGTTCGTTCCCCCCGGGGGCCCGGGACCGGCCTCGGCCAAGCAGCACAGCATGGGCCTGGGTCTGGGGAACCCCTCGGCGAGCCCCTTCCAGCAGCAGACACAGCAGCAGCCCAGTGGCTACGGCCAGCACGCCTTCAGTTCAG GATATGAGGAGCTGACCGCGGGGCCAGCAGGAGTGGACTACAGTAAAGGATACAACTCCTCCTCACAGGCACAAGCCAAATCTTCTGTTTCTGGGCCCGGGAAAGgtaaggagaaaaaaacaacagcagcatttgcaaatatgttgggttttttttggcaggTCGTTTGcaattttaaatgtgtaaatgtttttctgcCAGGCGTCTCTGTGACTTCCAGTAACTCCGGTGTGCCAGACATCAGTGGAAGTGTTTACAATAAGACCCAG TCTTTTGATAAGGGTTTTCATGCGGGGACGCCTCCTCCCTTCAGTCTGCCATCAGCACTGGGGGGTCCGGGGCCTCTAAACCCCGGAGCAGCACCTGGGGGCTATGCGccgccccccttcctccacATCCTGCCTCACCAGCAACCACACTCGCAGCTGTTGCACCACCATCTAGCTCAGGATGGACAG GGTGGTCCGAGCCAGCGCGGCCAGTCCAGCAGCCTGCAGCAGAAGAGCCAAGTCAACAAGTCGAGCTACGGCAGCTCCCCCTACTGGGCCAACTGA
- the ubap2a gene encoding ubiquitin-associated protein 2a isoform X6: MMSSLGGDKARGPREKALPAATQTSQHQKQIQATAEQIRLAQVIYDKNDADFEDKVNQLMEVTGKNQDECMVALHDSNEDVSRAINFLLESTSDMTSWETVGKKKPLVKEGPSDSKENKENREKKGEREASKGRAAANRKGRGASRSRPARPEENGVEVTPVDRGSDRGRRARGGSRGSGGRGRGRGPPGSRFSAQGMGYGGNAHAHSQGVSHSFSLFNPADYTSEAGSGSTQTEVWDTSANHITEGTVPWRGPLEDWVSEDWSEDVGLSETKVFTSSCAPDAENHITPGQSLDLVSLLQKPVVGGREPPSSSSTQSLIFTNSHHHQPPQQQLPPSRSATSSTSYAHAALSSVLGAGFGDLAQAKRPQPSAGAQILEQLKGPGLGPLPSSQAAPPASTQGSNTSICRLPGLGAPAPPPSSSSWDIKASESNTTTLSSQFSREFGLQPEPSLVLSQLVQRHTGPSLPLARQPSPPSQEQAAAASALPAAHHVSSPAQGGPGMASAGAKPPAPGAGLDPQGGSTQQQQQRAQLKGLKRRIPPSSKIPSTAVEMPGSADVPGLNLQFGALDFGSESALPEFGVVDNCAMAASRESTAAPAPGPGTQSQTSLYSKPLSESLGSPLSVALPLPLSSPEPVYHSSVPMASLAPSSLGTASTSNPPSCSSTASTTSPSVPSSSSHYNTVGGSYDGTMPPHTRLAFSQSKEAAGPVMNGLNGVRTSAALDTSSASSTPKPDSPSLNISSNGASAPSSHLQSLPAHSSGTLSSLAQDLPSASQLNSLNSHVSNHSSLSALGSNSLAYTSVDSSSSHASSTGPYMSSQHAALHLTHNSSHSSSGISHLANMPNMGNSLSGTGGGIVGASVLHSAAIAASSALGHGSNGAAATSNLSAPRTTTLLSSATGKAPPNLSQGVPPLLPNQYIMGPGGLLPAYPQIYGYEDLHMLQSRLPMPSLQDYYGITFPGPTATLSGRDGSLANNPYTGEVTKFGRNDSTSPAPPTSLAAVQAAQGQSQGQNQAQPQPPQAQPQPQGQPQHHSNQQAFLPPGYSYTGLPYYPGVPGAVPSAAAFQYGHTMFVPPGGPGPASAKQHSMGLGLGNPSASPFQQQTQQQPSGYGQHAFSSGYEELTAGPAGVDYSKGYNSSSQAQAKSSVSGPGKGVSVTSSNSGVPDISGSVYNKTQSFDKGFHAGTPPPFSLPSALGGPGPLNPGAAPGGYAPPPFLHILPHQQPHSQLLHHHLAQDGQGGPSQRGQSSSLQQKSQVNKSSYGSSPYWAN; this comes from the exons GAGCACCTCGGACATG ACCTCATGGGAGACGGTAGGGAAGAAGAAGCCCCTGGTGAAGGAGGGTCCATCAGACAGCAAGGAGAACAAGGAAAacagggagaagaaaggagagagggaggccagcAAGGGCCGCGCAGCGGCCAACCGCAAGGGCAGGGGCGCCAGTCGCAGTAGGCCGG CGCGCCCAGAGGAGAACGGAGTGGAGGTGACGCCAGTAGACCGAGGCTCAGATCGAGGTCGCAGGGCCAGAGGTGGGAGCCGAG GTTCTGGAGGTCgaggcagaggcagaggaccaCCAGGGAGCCGGTTCTCAGCCCAGGGCATGGGGTATGGTGGCAACGCACATGCACACTCTCAGGGGGTTTCACATTCCTTTAG CCTCTTCAATCCAGCGGACTATACCTCAGAGGCCGGGTCAGGGAGCACACAGACAGAGGTGTGGGACACGTCGGCCAACCATATCACAGAAGGGACAG TTCCCTGGAGGGGCCCCTTGGAAGACTGGGTGTCTGAGGACTGGAGTGAGGACGTTGGT CTCTCGGAGACCAAAGTGTTCACCTCCTCGTGTGCACCTGACGCTGAGAACCACATCACACCTGGGCAGAG TCTGGACCTcgtctctctgctgcagaaGCCTGTAGTTGGAGGGAGAGagccaccttcctcctcctccactcagaGTCTGATCTTCACTaactcccaccaccaccagccacCGCAACAGCAGCTGCCCCCCAGTCGCAGCGCCACCAGTAGCACTAGCTATGCTCATGCtgctctg TCGTCAGTTCTGGGAGCTGGTTTTGGGGACTTGGCGCAGGCTAAAAGGCCTCAGCCCAGCGCTGGAGCTCAGATACTGGAACAGCTGAAGGGCCCCGGCCTGGGTCCGCTGCCTTCATCCCAGGCCGCGCCTCCCGCCAGCACCCAAGGCAGCAACACTTCCATTTGCCGACTGCCAGGCCTGGGAGCCCCTGCACCCCCGCCCTCCTCATCTAGCTGGGACATAAAGGCTTCGGAATCCAACACCACCACGCTGTCCTCGCAGTTCAGCC GTGAGTTTGGCCTGCAGCCGGAGCCTTCTCTGGTGCTGAGCCAGCTGGTTCAGAGGCACACCGGCCCGTCCCTGCCACTGGCACGTCAGCCCAGTCCTCCATCGCAGGAGCAAGCGGCCGCTGCTTCAGCCCTGCCCGCCGCCCACCACGTCAGCTCGCCGGCACAGGGCGGTCCGGGGATGGCTTCTGCCGGTGCTAAACCTCCTGCCCCCGGCGCAGGGCTGGACCCTCAGGGTGGCAgtacacaacagcagcagcaacgggCACAGCTCAAAGGCCTGAAACGAAGGATACCTCCCTCATCGAAG ATCCCCTCCACGGCGGTAGAGATGCCGGGCTCAGCTGACGTCCCTGGGTTGAACCTCCAGTTTGGAGCTCTGGACTTCGGCTCGGAGTCAGCGTTGCCGGAGTTTGGGGTTGTTGACAATTGTGCAATGGCAGCATCCAGGGAGTCCACAGCGGCCCCCGCACCGGGACCAGGGACACAGAGCCAAACCAGCCTGTATTCCAAACCCCTCAG TGAGTCTTTGGGCAGCCCTCTCTCCGTGGCCCTCCCACTGCCTCTCTCCTCACCGGAGCCGGTGTATCACTCCTCGGTGCCGATGGCCAGCCTCGCTCCGTCCTCATTAGGGACCGCCAGCACCTCCAACCCACCCTCATGTTCTTCAACAGCTtccaccacctccccctctgtaccctcctcctcctctcactacAACACAGTGGGGGGAAGTTACGATGGGACCATGCCCCCTCACACACGACTGGCCTTTTCCCAGAGTAAAGAGGCCGCAGGACCAGTCATG AATGGTCTGAATGGTGTAAGGACCTCTGCTGCTCTAGACA CCTCATCAGCGTCCTCTACCCCGAAGCCGGATTCGCCGTCTTTGAACATCAGCAGCAATGGCGCCTCGGCACCCTCTTCCCACTTACAATCCCTGCCTGCACACAGCTCCGGCACGCTCTCCAGCCTGGCCCAGGACCTGCCCTCAGCCAGCCAACTCAACTCTCTCAACAG tcaTGTCAGCAATCATTCCTCGTTGTCAGCTCTGGGCTCCAACTCTCTCGCT TACACCAGTgtggacagcagcagctcccacGCCTCTTCCACGGGTCCCTACATGTCATCGCAGCACGCGGCACTCCACTTGACCCACAACAGCAGCCACAGTAGCAGCGGCATCAGCCACCTGGCCAACATGCCCAACATGGGCAACAGCTTGAGCGGCACAGGCGGAGGCATCGTCGGCGCCAGTGTGCTTCACTCTGCTGCCATTGCCGCCAGCTCGGCGCTGGGACATGGCTCCAATGGAGCTGCCGCCACGTCCAACCTCTCTGCACCGAGGACCACCACCCTGCTCTCCTCTGCCACTG GTAAAGCTCCTCCTAATTTATCCCAGGGAGtgcctcctctgctgcccaaCCAGTATATCATGGGCCCGGGGGGGCTGCTGCCAGCATACCCA CAGATCTACGGTTACGAAGACCTCCACATGCTACAGTCCAGACTGCCAATG CCCTCTTTGCAGGATTACTACGGAATCACATTCCCTGGCCCCACAGCGACACTCTCTGGCAGAGACGGGAGCCTAGCCAACAACCCCTACACCG GTGAAGTCACAAAGTTTGGCAGAAATGACTCCACCTCGCCGGCGCCCCCAACGAGCCTGGCGGCTGTGCAGGCTGCCCAGGGCCAGAGCCAGGGCCAGAACCAGGCCCAGCCGCAGCCTCCCCAGGCCCAGCCACAGCCCCAGGGCCAGCCGCAACACCACAGCAATCAGCAGGCCTTTCTGCCTCCAGGATACAGCTACACGGGCCTGCCTTACTACCCTGGGGTGCCTGGTGCCGTACCCAGTGCTGCTGCCTTCCAGTACGGCCACACCATGTTCGTTCCCCCCGGGGGCCCGGGACCGGCCTCGGCCAAGCAGCACAGCATGGGCCTGGGTCTGGGGAACCCCTCGGCGAGCCCCTTCCAGCAGCAGACACAGCAGCAGCCCAGTGGCTACGGCCAGCACGCCTTCAGTTCAG GATATGAGGAGCTGACCGCGGGGCCAGCAGGAGTGGACTACAGTAAAGGATACAACTCCTCCTCACAGGCACAAGCCAAATCTTCTGTTTCTGGGCCCGGGAAAG GCGTCTCTGTGACTTCCAGTAACTCCGGTGTGCCAGACATCAGTGGAAGTGTTTACAATAAGACCCAG TCTTTTGATAAGGGTTTTCATGCGGGGACGCCTCCTCCCTTCAGTCTGCCATCAGCACTGGGGGGTCCGGGGCCTCTAAACCCCGGAGCAGCACCTGGGGGCTATGCGccgccccccttcctccacATCCTGCCTCACCAGCAACCACACTCGCAGCTGTTGCACCACCATCTAGCTCAGGATGGACAG GGTGGTCCGAGCCAGCGCGGCCAGTCCAGCAGCCTGCAGCAGAAGAGCCAAGTCAACAAGTCGAGCTACGGCAGCTCCCCCTACTGGGCCAACTGA
- the ubap2a gene encoding ubiquitin-associated protein 2a isoform X5, which produces MMSSLGGDKARGPREKALPAATQTSQHQKQIQATAEQIRLAQVIYDKNDADFEDKVNQLMEVTGKNQDECMVALHDSNEDVSRAINFLLESTSDMTSWETVGKKKPLVKEGPSDSKENKENREKKGEREASKGRAAANRKGRGASRSRPARPEENGVEVTPVDRGSDRGRRARGGSRGSGGRGRGRGPPGSRFSAQGMGYGGNAHAHSQGVSHSFSLFNPADYTSEAGSGSTQTEVWDTSANHITEGTVPWRGPLEDWVSEDWSEDVGLSETKVFTSSCAPDAENHITPGQSLDLVSLLQKPVVGGREPPSSSSTQSLIFTNSHHHQPPQQQLPPSRSATSSTSYAHAALSSVLGAGFGDLAQAKRPQPSAGAQILEQLKGPGLGPLPSSQAAPPASTQGSNTSICRLPGLGAPAPPPSSSSWDIKASESNTTTLSSQFSRKCSSEFGLQPEPSLVLSQLVQRHTGPSLPLARQPSPPSQEQAAAASALPAAHHVSSPAQGGPGMASAGAKPPAPGAGLDPQGGSTQQQQQRAQLKGLKRRIPPSSKIPSTAVEMPGSADVPGLNLQFGALDFGSESALPEFGVVDNCAMAASRESTAAPAPGPGTQSQTSLYSKPLSESLGSPLSVALPLPLSSPEPVYHSSVPMASLAPSSLGTASTSNPPSCSSTASTTSPSVPSSSSHYNTVGGSYDGTMPPHTRLAFSQSKEAAGPVMNGLNGVRTSAALDTSSASSTPKPDSPSLNISSNGASAPSSHLQSLPAHSSGTLSSLAQDLPSASQLNSLNSHVSNHSSLSALGSNSLAYTSVDSSSSHASSTGPYMSSQHAALHLTHNSSHSSSGISHLANMPNMGNSLSGTGGGIVGASVLHSAAIAASSALGHGSNGAAATSNLSAPRTTTLLSSATGKAPPNLSQGVPPLLPNQYIMGPGGLLPAYPQIYGYEDLHMLQSRLPMPSLQDYYGITFPGPTATLSGRDGSLANNPYTGEVTKFGRNDSTSPAPPTSLAAVQAAQGQSQGQNQAQPQPPQAQPQPQGQPQHHSNQQAFLPPGYSYTGLPYYPGVPGAVPSAAAFQYGHTMFVPPGGPGPASAKQHSMGLGLGNPSASPFQQQTQQQPSGYGQHAFSSGYEELTAGPAGVDYSKGYNSSSQAQAKSSVSGPGKGVSVTSSNSGVPDISGSVYNKTQSFDKGFHAGTPPPFSLPSALGGPGPLNPGAAPGGYAPPPFLHILPHQQPHSQLLHHHLAQDGQGGPSQRGQSSSLQQKSQVNKSSYGSSPYWAN; this is translated from the exons GAGCACCTCGGACATG ACCTCATGGGAGACGGTAGGGAAGAAGAAGCCCCTGGTGAAGGAGGGTCCATCAGACAGCAAGGAGAACAAGGAAAacagggagaagaaaggagagagggaggccagcAAGGGCCGCGCAGCGGCCAACCGCAAGGGCAGGGGCGCCAGTCGCAGTAGGCCGG CGCGCCCAGAGGAGAACGGAGTGGAGGTGACGCCAGTAGACCGAGGCTCAGATCGAGGTCGCAGGGCCAGAGGTGGGAGCCGAG GTTCTGGAGGTCgaggcagaggcagaggaccaCCAGGGAGCCGGTTCTCAGCCCAGGGCATGGGGTATGGTGGCAACGCACATGCACACTCTCAGGGGGTTTCACATTCCTTTAG CCTCTTCAATCCAGCGGACTATACCTCAGAGGCCGGGTCAGGGAGCACACAGACAGAGGTGTGGGACACGTCGGCCAACCATATCACAGAAGGGACAG TTCCCTGGAGGGGCCCCTTGGAAGACTGGGTGTCTGAGGACTGGAGTGAGGACGTTGGT CTCTCGGAGACCAAAGTGTTCACCTCCTCGTGTGCACCTGACGCTGAGAACCACATCACACCTGGGCAGAG TCTGGACCTcgtctctctgctgcagaaGCCTGTAGTTGGAGGGAGAGagccaccttcctcctcctccactcagaGTCTGATCTTCACTaactcccaccaccaccagccacCGCAACAGCAGCTGCCCCCCAGTCGCAGCGCCACCAGTAGCACTAGCTATGCTCATGCtgctctg TCGTCAGTTCTGGGAGCTGGTTTTGGGGACTTGGCGCAGGCTAAAAGGCCTCAGCCCAGCGCTGGAGCTCAGATACTGGAACAGCTGAAGGGCCCCGGCCTGGGTCCGCTGCCTTCATCCCAGGCCGCGCCTCCCGCCAGCACCCAAGGCAGCAACACTTCCATTTGCCGACTGCCAGGCCTGGGAGCCCCTGCACCCCCGCCCTCCTCATCTAGCTGGGACATAAAGGCTTCGGAATCCAACACCACCACGCTGTCCTCGCAGTTCAGCCGTAAGTGTTCAAGTGag TTTGGCCTGCAGCCGGAGCCTTCTCTGGTGCTGAGCCAGCTGGTTCAGAGGCACACCGGCCCGTCCCTGCCACTGGCACGTCAGCCCAGTCCTCCATCGCAGGAGCAAGCGGCCGCTGCTTCAGCCCTGCCCGCCGCCCACCACGTCAGCTCGCCGGCACAGGGCGGTCCGGGGATGGCTTCTGCCGGTGCTAAACCTCCTGCCCCCGGCGCAGGGCTGGACCCTCAGGGTGGCAgtacacaacagcagcagcaacgggCACAGCTCAAAGGCCTGAAACGAAGGATACCTCCCTCATCGAAG ATCCCCTCCACGGCGGTAGAGATGCCGGGCTCAGCTGACGTCCCTGGGTTGAACCTCCAGTTTGGAGCTCTGGACTTCGGCTCGGAGTCAGCGTTGCCGGAGTTTGGGGTTGTTGACAATTGTGCAATGGCAGCATCCAGGGAGTCCACAGCGGCCCCCGCACCGGGACCAGGGACACAGAGCCAAACCAGCCTGTATTCCAAACCCCTCAG TGAGTCTTTGGGCAGCCCTCTCTCCGTGGCCCTCCCACTGCCTCTCTCCTCACCGGAGCCGGTGTATCACTCCTCGGTGCCGATGGCCAGCCTCGCTCCGTCCTCATTAGGGACCGCCAGCACCTCCAACCCACCCTCATGTTCTTCAACAGCTtccaccacctccccctctgtaccctcctcctcctctcactacAACACAGTGGGGGGAAGTTACGATGGGACCATGCCCCCTCACACACGACTGGCCTTTTCCCAGAGTAAAGAGGCCGCAGGACCAGTCATG AATGGTCTGAATGGTGTAAGGACCTCTGCTGCTCTAGACA CCTCATCAGCGTCCTCTACCCCGAAGCCGGATTCGCCGTCTTTGAACATCAGCAGCAATGGCGCCTCGGCACCCTCTTCCCACTTACAATCCCTGCCTGCACACAGCTCCGGCACGCTCTCCAGCCTGGCCCAGGACCTGCCCTCAGCCAGCCAACTCAACTCTCTCAACAG tcaTGTCAGCAATCATTCCTCGTTGTCAGCTCTGGGCTCCAACTCTCTCGCT TACACCAGTgtggacagcagcagctcccacGCCTCTTCCACGGGTCCCTACATGTCATCGCAGCACGCGGCACTCCACTTGACCCACAACAGCAGCCACAGTAGCAGCGGCATCAGCCACCTGGCCAACATGCCCAACATGGGCAACAGCTTGAGCGGCACAGGCGGAGGCATCGTCGGCGCCAGTGTGCTTCACTCTGCTGCCATTGCCGCCAGCTCGGCGCTGGGACATGGCTCCAATGGAGCTGCCGCCACGTCCAACCTCTCTGCACCGAGGACCACCACCCTGCTCTCCTCTGCCACTG GTAAAGCTCCTCCTAATTTATCCCAGGGAGtgcctcctctgctgcccaaCCAGTATATCATGGGCCCGGGGGGGCTGCTGCCAGCATACCCA CAGATCTACGGTTACGAAGACCTCCACATGCTACAGTCCAGACTGCCAATG CCCTCTTTGCAGGATTACTACGGAATCACATTCCCTGGCCCCACAGCGACACTCTCTGGCAGAGACGGGAGCCTAGCCAACAACCCCTACACCG GTGAAGTCACAAAGTTTGGCAGAAATGACTCCACCTCGCCGGCGCCCCCAACGAGCCTGGCGGCTGTGCAGGCTGCCCAGGGCCAGAGCCAGGGCCAGAACCAGGCCCAGCCGCAGCCTCCCCAGGCCCAGCCACAGCCCCAGGGCCAGCCGCAACACCACAGCAATCAGCAGGCCTTTCTGCCTCCAGGATACAGCTACACGGGCCTGCCTTACTACCCTGGGGTGCCTGGTGCCGTACCCAGTGCTGCTGCCTTCCAGTACGGCCACACCATGTTCGTTCCCCCCGGGGGCCCGGGACCGGCCTCGGCCAAGCAGCACAGCATGGGCCTGGGTCTGGGGAACCCCTCGGCGAGCCCCTTCCAGCAGCAGACACAGCAGCAGCCCAGTGGCTACGGCCAGCACGCCTTCAGTTCAG GATATGAGGAGCTGACCGCGGGGCCAGCAGGAGTGGACTACAGTAAAGGATACAACTCCTCCTCACAGGCACAAGCCAAATCTTCTGTTTCTGGGCCCGGGAAAG GCGTCTCTGTGACTTCCAGTAACTCCGGTGTGCCAGACATCAGTGGAAGTGTTTACAATAAGACCCAG TCTTTTGATAAGGGTTTTCATGCGGGGACGCCTCCTCCCTTCAGTCTGCCATCAGCACTGGGGGGTCCGGGGCCTCTAAACCCCGGAGCAGCACCTGGGGGCTATGCGccgccccccttcctccacATCCTGCCTCACCAGCAACCACACTCGCAGCTGTTGCACCACCATCTAGCTCAGGATGGACAG GGTGGTCCGAGCCAGCGCGGCCAGTCCAGCAGCCTGCAGCAGAAGAGCCAAGTCAACAAGTCGAGCTACGGCAGCTCCCCCTACTGGGCCAACTGA